In Candidatus Angelobacter sp., the genomic stretch CGGCGCCGGTCCTCGCTCAATCAACAAACCGCTCAAATCTTCCAGAAATCCGAACTACTTCGAGGACGCCAGTGGCACGCCGCTCGTCCTGTGCGGATCGCATTCGTGGAACACTCTGCAGGATTGGGGCAGCAACGGGTCGATACGAATGCTGGACTTCGACGCTTTCGTCAGTTTTCTCTGGGCGCACGGACACAATTTCACTTTGCTGTGGTGCACGGAACTGCCGAAATTCCACGGCCTGCCCACGACGGAGAATTCATCGCCGGATTTCACGGTCAGCCCCTTTCCGTGGAGGAGGACCGGGCCCGGATCAGCGACCGACGGTGGGTTGAAATTCGATCTGACGAAATTCGACCGGGCCTATTTCGGGCGATTGCGCGCACGTGTGCAGGCGCTGCACGGCGCCGGGATCTATGCGGGCGTCTATCTGTTCACCGGGGAATGGCTGTTGCGTTTCCGTTGTCCAACCGACGGCTACCCGTTCTCGGGACCCAACAATGTCAACGGAGTCGATGATGGTTATCGAGGTGGATCGCTCGACACGGCAACCGGCTCCGTCACCATGACCGCGCCCAACGCCATCACCGGTTTTCAGGAGGCCTACGTGAAGAAAACCATCGACACCCTGAACGATCTGCCGAACGTGCTCTGGATCGTCTCGGAAGAAGCCCCGACCAATTCAATCTGGTGGAACAACCATTTGATTTCGTTTGTCAGAGCGTACGAAAAGGGAAAGCGCTTTCAACATCCCATCGGCTTTGGAACGCTCGATCATCCTTTGGATTCGGAGCTTTATGACTCCGATGCGGACTGGGTGGCGCCATCGGCCAGGGTTTCTCCGGAAAGATCCTGCGGAACCGGCCACCCCTATTGCAAGGTTAACATCAATGATAGTGATCACAGCTACTTCG encodes the following:
- a CDS encoding putative collagen-binding domain-containing protein is translated as MRTLIFTFVCLVLAAQACAAVPVKISGAGPRSINKPLKSSRNPNYFEDASGTPLVLCGSHSWNTLQDWGSNGSIRMLDFDAFVSFLWAHGHNFTLLWCTELPKFHGLPTTENSSPDFTVSPFPWRRTGPGSATDGGLKFDLTKFDRAYFGRLRARVQALHGAGIYAGVYLFTGEWLLRFRCPTDGYPFSGPNNVNGVDDGYRGGSLDTATGSVTMTAPNAITGFQEAYVKKTIDTLNDLPNVLWIVSEEAPTNSIWWNNHLISFVRAYEKGKRFQHPIGFGTLDHPLDSELYDSDADWVAPSARVSPERSCGTGHPYCKVNINDSDHSYFGMWNDPPRKNRNYAWKNFTAGNQVLFMDPYLVYYPRQQRNLCSSLVNAIAGVPDARWENFRNNLGYIVRYSRKLNLANVAPRSSLSSTKECLAQTPSVGAEYLVYAPSGGSFTVDLSAMPDSRMLAVEWLNPATGATISQNPITSGSSSQSFSPPFNGDAVLYLVDTAGHK